The Nicotiana tomentosiformis chromosome 9, ASM39032v3, whole genome shotgun sequence genome contains the following window.
tttgattagaagaagatgtagaacaatgaactagaacctacagctagcgagcatcaaggtttagattagagtctgcatgaagaaccagtcaagactcaagatcaagtttctaaaggctcatagataggaatcttgtaactcataactgataggcttgtttagtttcttttttgttttgatataatagcaggaccgcggaccggagcctcgacggaacctcacttgactcctcaactcatcattccactaTTCTCCTTAAACTACACGCGAcccgattcccctataacccaggatatgtaggttgtccaaaatcaggactcagttgcaccctatcttttatttcttttccttttgaataatggttttgTCACAAATTAGTCACGTAGCTCACCTACTCTTTGCCTAAAAACTattcatgttttcaagcaaagagggggagctgtgagcacctaatttttgactatatttgaatttttatcaccttctactatgtaaatattttcagaaatttaatatatattttttagctttgttacacttatatatatatatatatatatatatatatatactttatatatatatatatatatatagggtaaaaattaataataatttaaaaggtcaattattactattagtattatttttatttttatctttatttttaaataaaatgaattaaaaaacgaaaataaataaaaattaattaatgtttttaaaaacaaatttcggatgggaattaaaaaataggaaaagtagaaatataaaattaaaaagtaaaaataaaaataggtgaatattgtttaataaaaaaaagtaaaagaaagtagaaaattaaaaaaaaataaaagtaaaagaatgtggaaatttaaaaaataaaaagtaaaagaaatttggaattaaaaaataaaagtaagggtagctgaaaatttaaaaaaaaaagtaaaagtaaatggaaattaaaaaaaataaaagtaaaataagtgggaaataaaaaaagaaaagtataaaaatgggaatttaaatataataaaagtaaaaaaagtaagaaattaaaaaataaaaataaagtaaagtggggaattattttttaaaaaaaataagaaaaatggtaagtgaaaattctttttaattaaaaaacaaatctgaaaattccgaaaCTTTTTCtaaaaatagaagagaaatgtgaggaaaaagagggagagagagaaatacaatagggaggaaggaattgagagaaatttattttcttcttctaggataaggaaatttctactcgtgtcattctttcgaaaaatccagcaaaattacccccctccccccccaaaacAAATAGCTTTAAACCCAGCAAAAACAAGCCACTAAATCACCGGTCTTGCAAGGTCGATTGGGGTTGCAAGTCGCGATATTTTGTTCGAGGTTTCGTGGCCGGTGAAAGCTCCAGTCAACACTCGTCGAATTGTTTAGCGCTCTTGTAATTTCAACTCTGTTAATTTATATCAAAGGTCCGTTATTTCCCTTTCTTCACTGATTATAATTGTCCATTTACCTTCTTGTCTATTGGTGTGATTATTGGGTATCATGAAGTAGTAGTTCActctattgatatttggatcatttgaatctgattgtttccttgttcatatgtttattggaccatgttgttaattttagagttgcaaaattttgttttgagttgatttaaccggataaagggtctattgaatcactgtaatttggcttgtttactaattttgttcATAAGATTGTGGTGTCATTAGTTTTATTTAAGAAATGTACAGAATATGGGATAATGGGTTGGATAATTTGCTTGGGCCACGATTTGTTTCTAAGGaaattgatttttgggttgttGGAGAAGAAACGATTTTGGGCCAAAAGATTTAGTCTCATTAGGcccaaagtaataaataacatagTTGTCCATCTTTCTCTAAACTAGCCCACttttctataaataataaatccaattcttccacaaataattacatacctcatgaccttacaataatctcaaaattagtaattgaataatattcgaacatcataacttgctttaggcgcgattaataataaatcatcgtgactgtgggtacggttcccatggcatggtcacgatacgtaatccccaattcgagtatgcatttcacgtgactcgaccacaacttcaaacaataataaataaaattaaacacgttgtagattgcgggtgcgtttcacgtgacgtgaTTTGTGATGTGTATAAACAATGAGTGTACGACAACGTAACTCGTCTaatattaattccataaaagtttaaaatgcagtaatgtaataaaagcggtaaaaggaataaaaatgcacatataggtttaaaacatgtattaaatcaaaTAACTAGGcaaattattaatagttgagcgaccgtgctaaaatcacggaactcgggagtgcctcacaccttctctcgggttaacagaattccttacccggtcttctgtgtttgcagaccataaataagagtcaattttcctcgatttgggattctaaaataaatcggtgacttgggacaccataaattattccaagtggcgactctgaataaataaataatctcatttcgaataatgtcacttaagtTGGAAAGAACTCCCTATCCCATATCCCCTcggaaaaaaagaggtgtgacacgcgcatccgcagaagcggaaggcagcgcaggcgcgcatttttcctccgcaggtaCGAGGcatcgcctggcagccccatttcgcagatgcgagctcgtaTATGCAAGCCCGggcaccgcaggtgcagaaatgcctgagcagtgtatatatcgaagagtccgatattATTTTTCACATTTTGGttgttttgagctcggttaaggcggatttttgggcgattttcacgggaaacattGGGATAAgagttccttatcctatattgattatatttcatgattccatactcgtttatatcatgaatccgtgaatttatggaagaaaaatcagatttttctaaaatctttcaaaaacgaaaaatttagatttgaatgtccatttgatatcgtaattggataatttttgtatggttgaactcgtggcagaacgggtgttcagatttcgcaagttttttcgggatttgagaatagatttctatgattcgtattgagtatattgaattgtttatgaatagatttgaagcttttggagacaaatttaaaaggaaaagttgtggtcgagtaattgattggaattttcaaagcgaggtaagtgtcgtggttaaccttgacttgagggaatagaacccttaaattatttgttatgtgaaatgcatgtgaacgacgtataggcgaggtgacgaatgtctatacgtcgtcaaattaattgtttgcatatttacttgaaaaatcataaattattttaaatcatgaattaatttttataataattgtttctctcctattctttgtcaaatattaattctcgAATTTCTGAATTAATTGTTAcatcttatttgaattatgtgtattaattgctacttgacatttagcatattaaacattaaactgccaattttctccctgatttccataataaattgctatttatcattatttatttcataattaaatcataattattctatgtttgttgtcttaaaattttatattaattgtcacatttattggggaaatttcttttataagaatttgtaaataaatatttgggggatcgggttgcacgccgcaacaaaattgattgaaatggatatattggaggatcgggttgcacgccacaatagacttattaaaaagtccatattggaggatcgggttgcacaccgcaacagacttattaaaagtcaatattggggggatcggattgcacgccgtaacagacttattaaaaagtctatatatactttattgaaataaatatataacgggcttgattaaaatgaatatattggaggagcgggttgcacgccgcaacagaactgaatatgaatatatcgtgagagcgggttgcacgctgcaacagaattgaatgtgaatatatagtgagagcgggttgcacgctgcaacagaattgatgaaaatgataattggttatgactgctgagttggcttcaattattataaacgagttatctgatttatttctattattgttgttgttactaatattgcgtacaagtaatgtaagtgacccgccttaacctcgccactacttcgtcgaggttaggctcaacacttaccagtatatggggtcggttgtacttatactacactctgtacttattgtgcagattttggatttggtcccagcggcgtaccttagacttgcttggatttcagctactcagaggagacttgaggtataactgcatggcgttcgcagttctgaagtccccgtctactttactttagctgtgtgcttgtttctagacagctttattttattcagacctttatttgtatttattctagaagctcgtgcacttgtgataccaattctgggatggtatttagacatcatcgtttttatggattattcactatattttagactttacttccgtatttgttctttgttattaacaaactcaaaaaaaatattttaaaaatagataatattattctaacgttggcttgcctagcaagtgaaatgttaggtgccatcatggtccgaaggtgagaatttcgggtcgtgacagatatttggatcatttgaatctgattgtttccttgttcatatgtttattggaccatgatgttaattttagagttgcaaagttttattctgagttgatttaaccGGATAAAGGGTATATTGAATCACTATAATTTggcttgtttactaattttgttcATGAGATTGTGGTGTCATTAGTTTTGTTTAAGAAATGTACATAATATGGGATATTGGGTTGGATAATTTGCTTGGGCCACGATTTGTTTCTAAGGAAATTGGTTTTTGGGTTGTTGGAGAAGAAAAGATTTTGGGCCAAAAGATTTAGTCTCATCAGGcccaaagtaataaataacatagCTGTCCCATCTTTCTCTAAGCTAGCCCATttttctataaataataaattcaattcttttacaaataattccataattcatgaccttatAACAATTTCAAAATAGTTTGAGTAAACAATCTTATAAACATtcatagcttgctttaggcgtgattaataaatcatcgtgattatAGGTACGGTTCCCGTAACATAGTCCCGATACGTAATTCCAAATTctagtgcgcgtttcacgcgacttgaccctaacttcaaataataaaaatcaatatgttgtagatcgcgggtgcgtttcacgtgacgcgattcacaatatgtacaaaaacaagcgagtgcgcgacatcgcgactagtttaaataaattccataattatttaaaataattaaaagcgatATAGAAGCATTAATACATAAAGGGTtctaaacatgtaataaatcatataattaggccaattattaatagttcagcgaccgtgctaaaactacggaattcgggagtgcctcacaccttctccaaggttaacaaaatttcttacccggtcttctgattttcgcggaccataaaagagagtcaaatttcctcgatttgggatttaaaataaatcggtcacttgagacaccataaattattccaagtaacgactctgaataaataaataatctcatatcgattaatgtcactttaattagaaaaacttTCCTATccccgggaaaaaggaggtgtgacaagtaTACTTATAAGTTTCATACTGTATTAAAATGGTGCACTTAGTTGGGTTCTTCTTCGTGTTAGAGCTATTCTTGTAAGCTCGTCTTGCCTTATCTATGCTTATTGCTTTGTTGTGTGACAAACAGTTGACATCAATTATTCTGATTGCACCAAATATATATTTTGGTTGTTTCAATTTACGTGAACTTATTTGATTGTGCACAAATTCTAAGAAAAAATGAAACTTTTAGAATTTTTGGTCCTAAACAAGTTAAAAAGGGGtgcagagtatttgtgtggttataaaattttttcattaagggtagaattgaaagtttaagctaaattgtttccacATTTAGAAATGAGTCATTCTTTTTCGAACGGGCCAAAAaagaaatagattcacataaagtGGAACGGATGAAGTATATGGCTTTAGAGACTAGTAGATAGGACGCCAATATTTATTACCCCCTctatttcaaattagatgaggtacttttctttttagtctgttccaaaataaatgacacatttctaaatttgaaaacaattcaactttaaattcttcattttacccttaatgagaagcttttataaccacacaaatatcatggccACACAAAGTTTTTACCCCTAAGCTTTTaaaaccacaaatttcaaaagtcttcttttcttttcttaaactccgtgctgagtcaaactacctcatttAAATTGAAAGAGAGGGAGTACTACTTTTCTTCCTAAATAAGACACGTTATGGTGTTATTTGTATATTATGCCcccttataattttaaaattaagaaaataatatttttagatctcttatgtgtaaaaaaGACAGTTCTCTtacgtgtaaaagtaaatctttcatatgtaaaaaaaaaaagaaataaagttataaaactaaaaatagGTTTGTAAAGAATCACAAAACTAATTGACGCGCACATTATGATAGAGGGTTCACTATTAccttttaataataatattttagaaAAATGACACTGTAGttgctgtaaaaataatagccgaaaatatgtactccctccgtttcaatttatgtgaacctattttctttttagttcgtgtaaaaaagaatgacattttttcttatttggaaataatttacctttatgcaatgatttatagccacacaaaatatatgtgcctcattttacactacAAAGTTCAAAagtattctctcttttcttaaattccatgcccagtcaaatgggttcacataaattgaaatggagagagtataaaatttgtatattttttgtatatatagacATTCTATAtgctatatacaaaaattatataaattttatacactttttcgactatcaaaaataaataatttttgatGCGAGTTAAAATTGATAATAGGCCTTATATTTTTAATAAACACAGGTAGGGGCTGGCGGCCAGAAATGAATGGTATAATAGCTATTCGCCATTTATTAGACAACACTTGCttaatttttttcatttcatttttttccATTTAAAAGAGTCCACTTTCCTCTCTGTCAGGTTTGATGTATTGCTGCTCTCTTTTCCATGCAACTTCGTAAGCAATAAAGCATCaaaaaattcatatataatcTATAATCCGAAAGATCACAGACAAGCAAAATTTGCACTTTGCAGTAACCTCTCTCAGGGAAATGTTACTATAAGAAACATTTTAAAATATTAGTGAATCTTTAATTTAGAAATTGGGAACTAAATAAGTGACATATATTTTGAGATGGTTGGTGAAAAAATCACAAAGGAAAAACTTGAAATTAATCGATGACTTGAGGCATTTACTTGGTTCTTTTTATGATAGTATTATCGTGCCAATAGTTTACCAGATACTGGCAATCTCCTATACATGATACTAAGAGACAACTCTTCCTTCAAAACTTAAATATatggaaattttttttttttcctccgATCCATTGACATCTGCATGGTGTTAGAATGGCCGATAACTTCTACTCAAACCATTAGTCAAACCATTAACGCTGGCGAAAAATCCTATTAGGTCTTGCCTATACGGTAAATACGATTTTCTTCTGTTCTTATCAACTTGGTTAGTCGCTCTATTCCGTATGTAAGCCGCCACCGGCGACTCTCCGCCCGTACCACTTCCTTTCAGCTGCTTCGATTTTCCGGCCGCCTTTACGACCTCACCTAAATTCGTTGTTTCgctttttattgactttttcggTGTGAGAAATACAAAACTAGTGTCCTCGCCGTCGCTATTACTCCGCCGCAACAAATCTCGAAGCTTCGGCCATCGCTTTGGCGCCGATCCAGTTGATTTACTCTTCTTACATTTTCCCGGTAACGGGTCGCTTATCTTCGGCTTCCACACACAATAAGTTCCCGGCGGTAAAATCTCCAATTCATCCACATCCGATGACGCCTCCGACGCCGACGCCGTCGTGGATTCCAGTTCTTCTAGGAAAAAGCTCTTCAACGGAATTCGAATTTCACTATCAACGGCATCCGACGACGACGATTCATTGTTAACGTTTAATAATAGATCGCGGTTGAAAACAGGGAAAATTGACTGAAATTCAGTTTGACCGCCGTAGATGAGTTCCATGGTTGAGAATTCAAAATCTAATTCCTCGCTGTTATCTCC
Protein-coding sequences here:
- the LOC104115583 gene encoding uncharacterized protein produces the protein MQEAIDDNYLCPSFSNFGYLAEIAAKISDEFQEAAEENATDSFDGDNSEELDFEFSTMELIYGGQTEFQSIFPVFNRDLLLNVNNESSSSDAVDSEIRIPLKSFFLEELESTTASASEASSDVDELEILPPGTYCVWKPKISDPLPGKCKKSKSTGSAPKRWPKLRDLLRRSNSDGEDTSFVFLTPKKSIKSETTNLGEVVKAAGKSKQLKGSGTGGESPVAAYIRNRATNQVDKNRRKSYLPYRQDLIGFFASVNGLTNGLSRSYRPF